From the genome of Plectropomus leopardus isolate mb chromosome 13, YSFRI_Pleo_2.0, whole genome shotgun sequence, one region includes:
- the LOC121952760 gene encoding LOW QUALITY PROTEIN: olfactory receptor 1-like (The sequence of the model RefSeq protein was modified relative to this genomic sequence to represent the inferred CDS: inserted 1 base in 1 codon; deleted 1 base in 1 codon) codes for MELFNSALEKNITFVHPAYFIIRGLSNIPIMKHYCVFLCFVYIVSVLGNTAVMAVIYLDHNLRTPKYVAVLNLAFVDLFGSSALVPKLLDIFLFNHPHIXNNDCLTFLFFCYTCLSMQSFNLVALSYDRLIAIIFPLHYHVKVTHRSMLSLIASFWVFIIIAVLIAVGLLTRLSFCKSVVINSYFCDHGQIYRLACNDHFPNYVVSCLYPVLIFWLPLAFILLSYLYIGMTLSKVATVQETLKAFKTCIAHLSLVAIYFIPLLITFTLMENIHPNARIINLSVTSIFPPTLNPIIYVLQTQEIKESVKKLLKFKRKSKITVKKIIMK; via the exons ATGGAGTTATTCAACTCAGCTCTCgagaaaaacatcacttttgtgCATCCCGCATATTTTATAATAAGAGGTTTATCTAACATACCAATAATGAAACATTACTGTGTCTTTCTCTgctttgtttatattgtttcaGTGCTGGGAAACACAGCTGTAATGGCTGTAATATACTTGGATCATAATCTGAGAACTCCAAAATATGTTGCAGTTTTAAATTTAGCATTTGTGGACCTGTTTGGTAGCTCTGCTCTGGTGCCGAAGCTTCTTGACATCTTTCTGTTTAACCATCCCCACA CCAACAACGACTGCTTgacattcctttttttctgctacaCCTGCCTTTCGATGCAGTCATTTAATCTGGTTGCTCTGTCCTATGACAGACTGATAGCTATCATCTTCCCTCTGCACTATCATGTGAAGGTGACCCACAGGTCCATGTTGTCTTTGATCGCCTCTTTCTGGGTCTTTATTATAATTGCTGTACTCATAGCAGTTGGCCTTCTTACGAGACTTTCCTTCTGTAAATCTGTGGTAATTAACAGCTATTTCTGTGACCATGGCCAGATATACCGACTTGCGTGCAATGACCATTTCCCCAATTATGTCGTCAGTTGTTTGTACCCTGTTCTTATTTTTTGGCTTCCACTTGCTTTTATCTTGTTAAGTTACCTATATATTGGGATG ACATTGTCTAAAGTGGCCACAGTTCAGGAGACACTCAAAGCCTTTAAAACTTGCATAGCTCATCTCTCTTTGGTGGCAATCTATTTTATTCCACTGTTAATCACATTTACCCTGATGGAAAATATACATCCAAATGCCAGGATCATAAACCTGTCTGTTACCTCCATCTTTCCTCCCACGTTGAACCCAATTATTTATGTTCTGCAGACACAAGAAATCAAAGAATCTGtgaaaaagttgttaaaattcAAAAGGAAATCCAAAATaacagtaaagaaaataatcatgaaGTGA
- the LOC121952761 gene encoding LOW QUALITY PROTEIN: olfactory receptor 6C4-like (The sequence of the model RefSeq protein was modified relative to this genomic sequence to represent the inferred CDS: deleted 2 bases in 1 codon): MNLFNSAVGKNITFVHPAYFVIRGFSGLPNIKYYYVFLFFVYIVSVLGNTAVMAVIYLDHNLRTPKYIVVFNLAFVDLFGSSALVPKLLDIFLFNHPHIPYNDCLTYFFFCYTCLSMNALNLVALSYDRLIAIIFPLHYHVKVTHRSMLSLIASFWVFIITVILIAVGLLTRLSFCKSVIINSYFCDHGQIYRLACNDYTPSFVISVLLPALIIWFPLIFIMFSYIYITFALSKVAKAQERLKAFKTCTAHLSLVAIYFLPVLITFTLMEKIHPNARIINLSLTSVFPPMLNPIIYVLQTQEIKQSVKRLLKLRVQTKTTPRKITLHSFYASL, encoded by the exons ATGAACTTATTTAACTCAGCTGTCGggaaaaacatcacttttgtgCATCCTGCATATTTTGTAATACGTGGTTTTTCTGGCCTCCCAAATATCAAGTATTACtatgtctttctcttttttgtttatattgtttcaGTGCTGGGAAACACAGCTGTAATGGCTGTAATATACTTGGATCATAATCTGAGAActcca aaatatatagttgtttttaatttagcaTTTGTGGACCTGTTTGGTAGCTCTGCTCTGGTGCCGAAGCTTCTTGACATCTTTCTGTTTAACCATCCCCACATCCCATACAACGACTGCTTGacgtacttttttttctgctacacCTGCCTCTCAATGAATGCTCTTAATCTGGTTGCTCTGTCCTATGACAGACTGATAGCTATCATCTTCCCTCTGCACTATCATGTGAAGGTGACCCACAGGTCCATGTTGTCTTTGATTGCCTCTTTCTGGGtctttattattactgttattctTATTGCAGTTGGCCTTCTTACGAGACTTTCCTTCTGTAAATCTGTGATTATTAACAGCTATTTCTGTGACCATGGCCAGATATATCGACTGGCCTGCAATGACTATACACCCAGCTTTGTCATCAGTGTTTTGTTACCAGCTCTTATTATTTGGTTTCCTCTGATATTCATTATGTTTAGTTACATATATATTACCTTTGCATTGTCTAAAGTGGCCAAAGCTCAGGAGAGACTCAAGGCCTTTAAAACGTGCACAGCTCATCTTTCATTGGTGGCAATCTATTTCCTCCCAGTATTAATCACATTTACcttaatggaaaaaatacatcCAAATGCCAGGATCATTAACCTGTCTCTGACCTCTGTCTTTCCCCCCATGTTGAACCCAATCATTTATGTTCTGCAGacacaagaaataaaacaatctgTGAAAAGGTTGTTAAAGCTCAGAGTGCAAACCAA AACTACACCTAGAAAAATAactttgcattcatttt ATGCTTCACTGTGA
- the LOC121952795 gene encoding LOW QUALITY PROTEIN: olfactory receptor 146-like (The sequence of the model RefSeq protein was modified relative to this genomic sequence to represent the inferred CDS: deleted 4 bases in 3 codons) codes for MTHEERPATIFNSTFVRPAKFYISGFTNIPHVKYFYVFMCFVYIMTVLGNSLLLSLIYLVKTLRTPKYMIVFNLALTDFCGSTALIPKLLDTFLFDRRYIVYEACLSKLMFFVLFFASLQSWTLVTMAFDRFIAICFPLRYHSIVTKSAIAAMLLFAWAFLLALVSFTVGLIDRLSFCRSLVVKSFFCDHNPVYRLACNDTSLNNIMAYVAFFVAICIPLVLIALTYVCISIALSRIALGEERLKASKTCTSHLILVAIFYLPLVGTNIASVATTSIHPNTRIINSTLTHTIPALLNPVIYSLKTEEVLNSIKKLCRTSMVNLTANK; via the exons ATGACCCATGAAGAGAGACCTGCTACCATATTTAATTCAACATTTGTTCGTCCTGCAAAGTTCTATATCAGT GGGTTTACCAACATCCCTCATGTGAagtatttctatgtttttatgtgtttcgTCTACATCATGACTGTTCTTGGGAATAGCCTCCTTCTCTCACTTATTTACCTGGTCAAGACTCTTCGTACTCCTAAATACATGATTGTGTTTAACCTGGCATTGACAGATTTTTGTGGGAGCACGGCTCTTATCCCAAAACTCTtggacacatttttgtttgacagGAGATACATTGTTTATGAGGCATGCTTAAGTAAGTTA atgttctttgttttattctttgcaAGTTTGCAGTCATGGACGCTTGTCACGATGGCATTTGACAGATTTATAGCAATTTGCTTTCCTCTAAGGTATCATAGTATTGTGACTAAATCAGCTATTGCTGCAATGCTGCTGTTTGCGTGGGCCTTTTTATTGGCTCTAGTATCATTTACTGTTGGACTTATTGATCGCCTCTCCTTCTGTAGATCTTTGGTGGTAAAGAGTTTTTTCTGTGATCATAACCCAGTATATCGCCTGGCTTGTAATGACACGTCTTTAAATAACATAATGGCATATGTTGCTTTC TTTGTAGCTATCTGTATTCCTCTTGTTTTAATAGCATTGACATATGTTTGCATTTCCATAGCACTGAGCAGGATTGCATTAGGAGAGGAACGACTCAAAGCATCTAAAACCTGTACTTCTCACCTGAttcttgttgctattttttatcTACCACTTGTGGGCACCAACATAGCATCAGTAGCCACCACCTCCATCCACCCTAATACAAGGATTATAAACTCCACTTTGACACACACCATACCAGCTTTGCTCAATCCTGTTATATACTCTTTAAAGACAGAAGAAGTGCTGAACTCCATCAAGAAGCTTTGCAGAACAAGTATGGTCAATCTCACAGCCAACAAATAA